From one Streptomyces sp. CA-210063 genomic stretch:
- a CDS encoding molybdopterin oxidoreductase family protein produces MRKRDRSPKTYTRLTHPLVRDSRDEPFRQATWEEALDRAARGIERHRGAFGMFSCARATNEMNYVAQKFARVVMGTNNVDSCNRTCHAPSVAGLSAAFGSGGGTSSYEEIEHTDVIVMWGSNARFAHPIFFQHVLKGIHNGARMYAVDPRRTSTAEWAESWMGLNVGTDIPMAHAVGREIIHAGLANEAFIERATTGFEEYKALVEPWTLSLAEKVTGVPAAAIRQLAHAYARVERAQLCWTLGITEHHNGTDNVRALINLSLLTGHVGRHASGLQPLRGQNNVQGGGDMGAIPNRLPGFQDILDPESRLKFESAWDTVIQPHYGLNLTEMFEAMEEGSLKAVYCIGENPAQSEADSEQAVRRMRQLDFLVVQDIFLTKTAELADVVLPATAGWAETDGTTTNSERRVQRVRKAVNPPGEAREDIDILCDLASRLGHEWKYADAEAVWNELRSVSPDHYGMTYERLEEHQGIQWPCPDTDRLEPTYLHGRLWDPDPANRGRLAPFGIVRHDPPVDLTDEEFPIRLTTGRRLDSYNTGVQSGGFASPLRRGEYIELCPEDAERYGVVVGEEVQVSSRRGSVVAPVWIDLALRPGLAFMTMHFPDEVDTNQLTIEANCPIAGTAEFKASAIRIDKLPVATIVR; encoded by the coding sequence ATGAGGAAACGCGACCGAAGCCCGAAGACCTACACCCGGCTCACCCATCCCCTCGTCCGCGACTCACGCGACGAGCCCTTCCGGCAGGCGACCTGGGAGGAGGCGCTGGACCGGGCCGCCCGCGGCATCGAACGCCATCGCGGCGCCTTCGGCATGTTCTCCTGCGCCCGCGCCACGAACGAGATGAACTACGTGGCGCAGAAGTTCGCCCGGGTGGTCATGGGGACCAACAACGTCGACTCCTGCAACCGCACCTGCCACGCCCCGAGCGTCGCCGGCCTGTCCGCCGCCTTCGGTTCCGGCGGCGGCACCTCCTCGTACGAGGAGATCGAGCACACCGACGTCATCGTGATGTGGGGTTCCAACGCCCGCTTCGCCCACCCGATCTTCTTCCAGCACGTGCTGAAGGGCATCCACAACGGCGCCCGGATGTACGCCGTCGACCCGAGGCGGACATCCACCGCCGAGTGGGCGGAGAGCTGGATGGGGCTGAACGTCGGCACGGACATCCCGATGGCCCACGCGGTCGGCCGCGAGATCATCCACGCGGGCCTGGCCAACGAGGCGTTCATCGAGCGGGCGACCACCGGCTTCGAGGAGTACAAGGCGCTCGTCGAGCCGTGGACGCTCTCCCTCGCCGAGAAGGTGACGGGCGTACCGGCCGCCGCGATACGGCAGTTGGCGCACGCGTACGCCCGTGTCGAGCGCGCCCAGCTGTGCTGGACCCTCGGCATCACCGAGCACCACAACGGCACCGACAACGTCCGCGCGCTGATCAACCTGTCGCTGCTGACAGGGCATGTGGGGCGGCACGCATCGGGTTTGCAGCCCCTGCGCGGCCAGAACAACGTGCAGGGCGGCGGCGACATGGGCGCCATCCCCAACCGGCTGCCCGGCTTCCAGGACATCCTCGACCCGGAGTCCCGACTGAAGTTCGAGTCGGCGTGGGACACCGTCATCCAGCCGCACTACGGGCTGAACCTGACGGAGATGTTCGAGGCCATGGAGGAGGGCTCGCTGAAGGCCGTGTACTGCATCGGGGAGAACCCGGCGCAGTCCGAGGCGGACAGCGAACAGGCCGTACGGCGTATGAGGCAGCTGGACTTCCTCGTCGTCCAGGACATCTTCCTGACGAAGACGGCCGAGCTGGCGGACGTCGTGCTGCCCGCGACCGCCGGGTGGGCGGAGACGGACGGCACCACCACCAACAGCGAGCGGCGGGTCCAGCGCGTCCGCAAGGCGGTCAACCCGCCCGGTGAGGCCCGCGAGGACATCGACATCCTCTGCGACCTGGCCTCCCGGCTCGGGCACGAGTGGAAGTACGCCGACGCCGAGGCCGTCTGGAACGAGCTGCGGTCGGTGTCGCCTGACCACTACGGGATGACGTACGAGCGGCTTGAGGAGCACCAGGGCATCCAGTGGCCCTGCCCGGACACGGACAGGCTCGAACCGACCTATCTGCACGGCAGGTTGTGGGATCCCGACCCGGCGAACCGGGGCCGGCTCGCGCCCTTCGGGATCGTGCGGCACGATCCGCCGGTGGATCTGACGGACGAGGAGTTCCCGATCCGGCTGACCACCGGGCGGCGGCTGGACTCCTACAACACCGGTGTGCAGAGCGGTGGTTTCGCCTCGCCGCTGCGGCGCGGGGAGTACATCGAGCTGTGCCCGGAGGACGCGGAGCGCTACGGGGTCGTGGTGGGCGAGGAGGTCCAGGTGTCCTCGCGGCGCGGCTCGGTCGTGGCGCCGGTGTGGATCGACCTGGCGCTGCGGCCCGGTCTCGCCTTCATGACCATGCACTTTCCCGACGAGGTGGACACCAACCAGCTGACGATCGAGGCCAATTGCCCGATCGCGGGGACGGCGGAGTTCAAGGCGTCGGCGATCCGGATCGACAAGCTGCCCGTCGCGACCATCGTGAGGTGA
- a CDS encoding NAD(P)H-dependent oxidoreductase subunit E codes for MDLHFGDSKPTDEEKEAVDALLGPPESSWEGADRSDADLRWARGGREARKRRDLLLPGLHAINDRIGWISEGALDYLCRRLTVPPAEAYGVATFYAMFSVEPRPATVLHVCTDLACAAAGAAGLCAGIESRLGLGSGVSVERSPCLGLCERAPAALAIKAGNPVRTAVSAPATVEAAVLAASAPDSADEEPPAAMAVPQAGEPGLTLLSRVGVVDPASLDDYRAYGGYTALRRAFELGPAGVIREVTDSGLVGRGGAAFPTGRKWQATASQPDRPHYVVCNADESEPGTFKDRVIMEGDPFALVEAMTIAAYATGAHKGYLYLRGEYPRALRRLEHAIAQARSRGLLGDDVLGQGYAFDLEIRRGAGAYICGEETALFNSIEGYRGEPRSKPPFPVEKGLFGKPTVENNVETLVNVLPILTMGAPAYAAIGTGRSTGPKLFCVSGSVERPGIYELPFGATLGDLLTLAGVRDRLRAVLLGGAAGGFVRPDELDIPLTFEGTREAGTTLGSGVVMAFDDTVPLPRLLLRIAEFFRDESCGQCVPCRVGTVRQEEALHRIVERTGAAAAGDIALLREVGRAMRDASICGLGQTAWNAVESAIDRLGAYE; via the coding sequence GTGGACCTGCACTTCGGCGACAGCAAACCCACGGACGAGGAGAAGGAGGCGGTCGACGCGCTGCTCGGGCCGCCGGAATCGTCCTGGGAGGGCGCGGACCGTTCCGACGCCGATCTGCGGTGGGCACGGGGCGGCCGGGAGGCACGGAAGCGCCGTGACCTGCTGTTGCCGGGGCTGCACGCGATCAACGACCGGATCGGCTGGATCAGCGAGGGCGCGCTGGACTATCTGTGCCGGCGGCTGACGGTGCCGCCGGCGGAGGCGTACGGCGTGGCCACGTTCTATGCGATGTTCTCGGTCGAGCCGCGCCCCGCGACCGTGCTGCACGTGTGCACGGACCTCGCCTGCGCGGCGGCCGGGGCGGCCGGCCTGTGCGCCGGGATCGAGTCCCGCCTCGGCCTCGGCAGCGGGGTGAGCGTGGAGCGGAGCCCGTGTCTGGGGCTGTGCGAGCGGGCGCCGGCCGCCCTCGCGATCAAGGCCGGGAATCCGGTGCGTACGGCCGTGTCGGCGCCGGCGACCGTCGAGGCGGCCGTCCTCGCGGCGAGCGCCCCCGACTCGGCCGACGAGGAGCCGCCGGCCGCCATGGCGGTGCCCCAGGCGGGAGAACCGGGGCTCACCCTCCTCTCCCGGGTCGGGGTCGTCGACCCGGCCTCCCTGGACGACTACCGCGCGTACGGCGGCTACACGGCTCTGCGGCGGGCCTTCGAGCTGGGCCCCGCCGGGGTCATCCGGGAGGTCACCGACTCGGGTCTGGTCGGGCGGGGCGGCGCCGCCTTCCCCACCGGCCGGAAATGGCAGGCCACGGCGTCGCAGCCCGACCGTCCGCACTACGTCGTCTGCAACGCGGACGAATCCGAGCCGGGCACCTTCAAGGACCGCGTGATCATGGAGGGCGACCCGTTCGCCCTGGTCGAGGCGATGACCATCGCGGCGTACGCGACCGGCGCGCACAAGGGTTACCTGTATCTGCGCGGCGAGTACCCAAGAGCTCTGCGGCGCCTGGAGCACGCCATCGCCCAGGCCCGCTCCCGGGGCCTGCTCGGCGACGACGTCCTCGGGCAGGGCTACGCCTTCGACCTCGAGATCCGCCGTGGCGCGGGCGCCTACATCTGCGGCGAGGAGACGGCCCTCTTCAACTCCATCGAGGGGTACCGGGGCGAGCCGCGCTCGAAGCCGCCGTTCCCCGTGGAGAAGGGCCTCTTCGGCAAGCCGACGGTGGAGAACAACGTCGAGACGCTGGTGAACGTCCTGCCGATCCTCACGATGGGCGCCCCGGCGTACGCGGCGATCGGCACCGGCCGCTCCACCGGACCGAAGCTGTTCTGTGTGTCGGGGAGCGTGGAGCGGCCCGGCATCTACGAGCTGCCCTTCGGGGCGACGCTCGGCGATCTGCTGACGCTCGCCGGGGTGCGGGACCGGCTGCGGGCCGTCCTCCTCGGCGGCGCGGCCGGCGGCTTCGTACGCCCCGACGAGCTGGACATCCCGCTCACCTTCGAGGGGACACGGGAGGCCGGCACGACGCTCGGCTCGGGCGTGGTCATGGCCTTCGACGACACGGTTCCGCTGCCCCGGCTGCTGCTGCGGATCGCGGAGTTCTTCCGGGACGAGTCCTGCGGGCAGTGTGTGCCGTGCCGGGTCGGGACCGTGCGCCAGGAGGAGGCACTGCACCGGATCGTCGAGCGGACCGGTGCGGCCGCGGCCGGTGACATCGCCCTGCTCAGGGAGGTCGGCCGCGCGATGCGGGACGCCTCGATCTGCGGTCTCGGGCAGACCGCGTGGAACGCCGTGGAATCCGCCATCGACCGCTTGGGGGCGTACGAATGA
- a CDS encoding 2Fe-2S iron-sulfur cluster-binding protein, translated as MTVIPLGVPRRLLEFTLDGEPVRAPEGSTILDACRAAGKDVPTLCQGDTLAPKNACRVCVVEVEGARTLVPACSRKAEPGMEVRTDTERARHSRKIVLELLASSVDLSTTPRVAEWIKEYEAKPDRFGPHAARLNEEPKIDNELYVRDYDKCILCYKCVDACGDQWQNTFAISVAGRGFDARIAVEHDAPLTDSACVYCGNCIEVCPTGALSFKSEFDMRAAGTWDESAQTETTTVCAYCGVGCNLTLHVQDNDIVKVTSPHDNPVTHGNLCIKGRFGYQHVQNRD; from the coding sequence ATGACCGTGATACCGCTGGGAGTGCCGCGCCGCCTGCTGGAGTTCACCCTCGACGGGGAGCCGGTGCGGGCGCCCGAGGGCTCGACGATCCTCGACGCCTGCCGGGCCGCCGGCAAGGACGTCCCGACCCTCTGCCAGGGCGACACGCTCGCCCCGAAGAACGCCTGCCGGGTCTGTGTCGTCGAGGTCGAGGGGGCCAGAACCCTCGTCCCGGCCTGCTCCCGCAAGGCCGAGCCCGGGATGGAGGTGAGGACCGACACCGAGCGCGCCCGGCACAGCCGCAAGATCGTCCTGGAACTCCTCGCGTCGTCGGTCGACCTGTCGACGACCCCGCGGGTCGCCGAGTGGATCAAGGAGTACGAGGCGAAGCCGGACCGCTTCGGCCCTCACGCTGCCCGGCTGAACGAGGAACCCAAGATCGACAACGAGCTGTATGTGCGGGACTACGACAAGTGCATCCTGTGTTACAAGTGCGTGGACGCCTGTGGGGACCAGTGGCAGAACACGTTCGCGATCTCGGTCGCGGGCCGTGGCTTCGACGCCCGGATCGCGGTGGAGCACGACGCGCCGCTCACCGACTCGGCGTGTGTGTACTGCGGGAACTGCATCGAGGTGTGCCCGACGGGCGCGCTGTCCTTCAAGTCGGAGTTCGACATGCGGGCGGCGGGTACCTGGGACGAGTCGGCGCAGACGGAGACGACCACGGTGTGCGCGTACTGCGGTGTGGGCTGCAACCTCACCCTCCATGTGCAGGACAATGACATCGTGAAGGTCACCTCCCCGCACGACAACCCGGTGACCCACGGGAACCTCTGCATCAAGGGCCGCTTCGGCTACCAGCACGTACAGAACCGGGACTGA
- the fdhD gene encoding formate dehydrogenase accessory sulfurtransferase FdhD, producing the protein MGRVTERRKVIRIRDGAVSTRPDTLVAEEPLEIRLNGKPLAITMRTPGDDFALAAGFLVSEGVLAEQSDLQNIVYCAGATADGSNTYNVVDVKTAPDVVIPDITLERNVYTTSSCGLCGKASLDAVRTTARWAIDDTHGGDAPPVRLEPDLLASLPDRLRAAQRVFDRTGGLHAAALFSEDGELLDVREDVGRHNAVDKLVGRALQSGSLPLSRAVLLVSGRASFELAQKAVMAGIPMLAAVSAPSSLAVDLAAETGLTLVGFLRGASMNVYAGEHRIALRAAAGQG; encoded by the coding sequence ATGGGACGAGTCACGGAACGACGCAAGGTGATCCGCATCCGGGACGGCGCGGTCTCCACCCGGCCGGACACGCTCGTCGCCGAGGAGCCCCTGGAGATCCGGCTGAACGGCAAGCCGCTGGCGATCACCATGCGCACCCCGGGTGACGACTTCGCGCTGGCCGCCGGCTTCCTGGTGAGCGAGGGCGTGCTCGCCGAGCAGTCGGACCTGCAGAACATCGTCTACTGCGCGGGCGCGACGGCGGACGGCTCGAACACGTACAACGTGGTGGATGTGAAGACGGCGCCGGATGTGGTGATCCCGGACATCACCCTCGAACGCAATGTCTATACGACCTCGTCCTGCGGGCTCTGCGGCAAGGCGTCGCTGGACGCCGTCCGTACGACCGCCCGCTGGGCCATCGACGACACGCACGGGGGTGACGCTCCCCCGGTCCGCCTCGAACCCGACCTCCTCGCGAGCCTCCCCGACCGGCTCCGCGCGGCCCAGCGGGTCTTCGACCGGACCGGGGGTCTGCACGCGGCGGCCCTGTTCAGCGAGGACGGCGAGCTGCTCGACGTACGGGAGGACGTGGGGCGGCACAACGCGGTGGACAAGCTGGTCGGGCGGGCCCTGCAGAGCGGGTCGCTGCCGCTGTCCCGGGCGGTGCTGCTGGTGTCGGGGCGGGCCTCCTTCGAGCTGGCGCAGAAGGCGGTGATGGCGGGGATCCCGATGCTGGCGGCGGTCTCGGCGCCGTCGTCCCTCGCGGTCGACCTGGCGGCGGAGACCGGGCTGACCCTGGTGGGCTTCCTGCGGGGGGCCTCCATGAACGTGTACGCGGGCGAGCACCGGATCGCTCTGCGGGCCGCTGCCGGCCAGGGCTGA
- a CDS encoding sialidase family protein: MPSSLHARLRSTLTAVVTTTALLSLPHPAGAEPQQAAAAAEFEQQVLFKASQDPGYACFRIPAIVRSTKGTLLAFAEGRVLNCGDAADIDLVVKRSTDGGRTWGPLHVVNEGGGDTHGNPAPVVDRRTGRIVLAETYNTGRQDGASCDVPCDRAPHVQYSDDDGLTWSEPRSLSEQIRPADWNSWYATGPVHGIQLTRGAHAGRLVLGVNAETWADGRITVNHAALVTSDDGGENWKVGATDSWPIADDGTFRQKPSELTLAERADGTVLVSGREQDGTDLGHRSQTVSRDGGTTFAEPFRALPDFYMPQVQGSVLRLGDRMLLAGPADPDRRRTMAVRSSYDGGRTWESVDRGTVVTTDWSGYSDLVRIGGDGGSGDDVVGLLYEGGAVDARDEIRFARFTEDWLQPRRGPDPTTPDKAPGGKRAAVLGGARPTDGRFGGAIEFDGTDDAVRLPYRSQLPLGTKDFTASLWFRYSATSGEQPMLWMGGVGASQPQVWLRGEPAAGRLTGLITVRDGASPPRTTSVRSTGAYNDGQWHQLVLRRGGGQLTLFVDGTPFSTADIPGSVSRNSPFGVHIGQRVDSRVHFTGAIDEVRVRDRALSDAEVAGLGTQDAQTRGSILWLPMDRVDGGN; encoded by the coding sequence GTGCCGTCGAGTCTTCACGCACGTCTCAGATCCACCCTCACCGCGGTAGTCACCACCACCGCTCTCCTCTCCCTCCCCCACCCCGCCGGAGCCGAGCCCCAGCAAGCCGCCGCCGCAGCGGAGTTCGAACAGCAGGTCCTCTTCAAGGCCTCGCAGGACCCGGGCTACGCCTGCTTCAGGATTCCGGCGATCGTGCGGAGCACCAAGGGCACCCTGCTCGCCTTCGCCGAAGGCCGCGTGCTGAACTGCGGGGACGCGGCCGACATAGACCTCGTGGTCAAGCGGTCCACGGACGGCGGCCGCACCTGGGGCCCGCTGCACGTGGTCAACGAGGGCGGCGGCGACACCCATGGGAACCCCGCGCCGGTCGTGGACCGCAGGACCGGCCGGATCGTGCTGGCGGAGACGTACAACACGGGCCGTCAGGACGGCGCGAGCTGCGACGTGCCCTGTGACCGGGCCCCGCACGTCCAGTACAGCGACGACGACGGGCTGACCTGGTCCGAGCCGCGCAGCCTCAGCGAGCAGATCCGCCCGGCCGACTGGAACTCCTGGTACGCCACCGGCCCCGTCCACGGCATTCAGCTCACCCGGGGCGCTCACGCCGGGCGGCTCGTCCTCGGGGTCAACGCCGAGACCTGGGCGGACGGCCGGATCACCGTCAATCACGCGGCGCTCGTGACCAGCGACGACGGCGGGGAGAACTGGAAGGTCGGCGCGACGGACTCATGGCCGATCGCGGACGACGGCACATTCCGTCAGAAGCCGTCGGAGCTGACGCTCGCCGAGCGCGCGGACGGCACGGTCCTGGTCAGCGGGCGCGAGCAGGACGGCACCGACCTCGGCCATCGCAGCCAGACCGTCAGCCGGGACGGCGGCACCACCTTCGCCGAACCCTTCCGGGCGCTTCCCGACTTCTACATGCCCCAGGTGCAGGGATCCGTGCTGCGCCTGGGCGACCGCATGCTGCTGGCCGGACCTGCCGACCCCGACCGCCGCCGGACGATGGCGGTGCGCTCCTCCTACGACGGCGGACGCACCTGGGAGAGCGTGGACCGGGGCACGGTCGTCACCACCGACTGGTCCGGCTACTCCGACCTGGTGCGGATCGGCGGTGACGGCGGCAGCGGCGACGATGTAGTGGGGCTGCTGTACGAGGGCGGCGCGGTCGACGCCCGGGACGAGATCCGCTTCGCCCGGTTCACGGAGGACTGGCTCCAGCCGCGCCGGGGCCCGGACCCGACGACACCCGACAAGGCGCCAGGCGGCAAGCGGGCGGCCGTGCTCGGTGGCGCCCGGCCGACGGACGGCAGGTTCGGCGGCGCGATCGAGTTCGACGGCACCGACGACGCCGTACGGCTGCCGTACCGGTCCCAACTCCCCCTCGGGACGAAGGACTTCACCGCGTCGCTCTGGTTCCGTTACTCGGCGACCAGCGGTGAGCAGCCGATGCTGTGGATGGGCGGGGTCGGGGCGTCGCAGCCGCAGGTGTGGCTGCGCGGGGAGCCGGCGGCCGGGCGGTTGACCGGGCTGATCACCGTGCGGGACGGGGCCTCGCCCCCCCGGACCACGTCGGTACGGTCCACGGGCGCGTACAACGACGGGCAGTGGCATCAGCTCGTGCTGCGGCGGGGTGGAGGGCAGCTCACCCTCTTCGTGGACGGGACGCCGTTCAGCACCGCCGACATCCCCGGATCGGTCAGCCGGAACTCGCCGTTCGGGGTGCACATCGGGCAACGGGTCGACAGCCGGGTCCACTTCACCGGGGCGATCGACGAAGTCCGCGTCCGGGACCGGGCGTTGAGCGACGCGGAGGTCGCCGGTCTCGGTACGCAGGACGCGCAGACGCGGGGCTCGATCCTGTGGTTGCCCATGGACCGGGTGGACGGAGGCAACTAA
- a CDS encoding bile acid:sodium symporter family protein: MKRLQWPSWMPIDPYILLLLGTVGIAALLPARGTAAEVASGASTAAIAFLFFLYGARLSTREALDGLKHWRLHVTVLTCTFVVFPLLGLAARGLEPVFLNHSLYTGLLFLTLVPSTVQSSIAFTSMARGNVPAAICAGSFSSLAGIVITPLLAASLLGGSVGGFSADSLLKIVLQLLVPFLAGQVARRWIGGFITRHKQILALVDRGSILLVVYVAFSEGMVRGIWSQVSPLRLAGLLAVEAVLLAVMLLLTWYGAKALRFDRADRITIQFAGSKKSLASGLPMASVLFGAEASLAVLPLMLFHQMQLMVCAVIAKRRAKDPVEPAVTERRDEAIRTEVGTRTRSA; the protein is encoded by the coding sequence GTGAAACGCCTGCAGTGGCCGAGTTGGATGCCGATCGACCCGTACATCCTGCTGTTGCTCGGGACGGTGGGCATCGCGGCTCTCCTCCCGGCGCGGGGTACGGCCGCCGAGGTCGCGTCGGGCGCGTCCACGGCCGCGATCGCCTTCCTGTTCTTCCTCTACGGCGCCCGGCTCTCCACCCGCGAGGCACTGGACGGCCTCAAGCACTGGCGGCTGCATGTCACCGTCCTGACCTGCACCTTCGTCGTCTTCCCGCTGCTGGGCCTGGCCGCCCGCGGTCTCGAACCGGTGTTCCTGAACCACTCCCTCTACACCGGTCTGCTCTTCCTCACCCTCGTCCCGTCGACCGTCCAGTCGTCGATCGCCTTCACCTCGATGGCCCGCGGCAATGTGCCGGCCGCGATCTGCGCGGGCTCCTTCTCCTCCCTCGCGGGCATCGTCATCACCCCGCTGCTCGCGGCGAGCCTGCTGGGCGGCAGCGTCGGCGGCTTCTCCGCCGACTCGCTGCTGAAGATCGTGCTCCAGCTGCTGGTGCCGTTCCTCGCCGGGCAGGTCGCCCGCCGCTGGATCGGCGGCTTCATCACCCGCCACAAGCAGATCCTCGCCCTGGTCGACCGCGGCTCGATCCTCCTCGTCGTCTACGTCGCCTTCAGCGAGGGCATGGTGCGCGGGATCTGGAGCCAGGTCAGCCCCCTTCGGCTCGCCGGTCTGCTCGCCGTCGAGGCCGTGCTGCTCGCGGTAATGCTGCTGCTCACCTGGTACGGCGCGAAAGCCCTGCGCTTCGACCGGGCGGACCGGATCACCATCCAGTTCGCCGGCTCCAAGAAGTCCCTCGCCTCCGGGCTGCCCATGGCGAGCGTCCTGTTCGGCGCCGAGGCCTCCCTCGCCGTGCTGCCGCTGATGCTGTTCCACCAGATGCAGCTCATGGTCTGCGCGGTCATCGCCAAACGCCGGGCCAAGGACCCGGTGGAACCTGCGGTCACGGAGCGGCGAGACGAAGCGATACGAACCGAGGTCGGTACAAGGACACGTTCCGCGTGA
- a CDS encoding LysR substrate-binding domain-containing protein, which yields MYDPSHLRTFLAVAQTLSFTQAARRLGLRQSTVSQHVRRLEDATGRQLFSRDTHSVELTEDGEAMLGFARRLLEVHEQATAFFTGTRLRGRLRFGASEDFVLTRLPEILEAFRHDHPEVDLELTVELSGTLHEQLAAGKLDLVLAKRRPEDPRGEPVWTDRLVWIGAERLRLDPDRPVPLIVYPPPGITRALALEALEREGRAWHIACTSGSLNGLIAAARAGLGVMAHSRRLVPPGLVRVPERAGLPELGEVDFVLVHGRRPGAASSAADALAAAILSGGDRLHGRARGM from the coding sequence ATGTACGACCCCTCCCATCTGCGTACCTTCCTCGCCGTGGCCCAGACGCTGAGCTTCACGCAGGCCGCTCGGCGGCTGGGGCTGCGCCAGTCCACGGTCAGCCAGCACGTACGCCGCCTGGAGGACGCGACCGGGCGGCAGCTGTTCTCGCGGGACACCCACTCCGTGGAGCTGACGGAGGACGGCGAGGCCATGCTCGGCTTCGCCCGGCGGCTCCTCGAGGTGCACGAGCAGGCGACGGCGTTCTTCACCGGGACGCGGCTGCGCGGGCGGCTGCGGTTCGGCGCCTCGGAGGACTTCGTGCTGACCCGGCTCCCGGAGATCCTGGAGGCCTTCCGGCACGACCATCCCGAGGTGGACCTGGAGTTGACCGTCGAGCTCTCGGGCACGCTGCACGAGCAGCTCGCGGCGGGCAAGCTCGACCTGGTCCTGGCGAAGAGGCGCCCGGAGGATCCGCGCGGTGAACCCGTCTGGACGGACCGGCTGGTGTGGATCGGCGCGGAACGGCTCCGCCTCGACCCCGACCGTCCGGTCCCGTTGATCGTCTACCCGCCGCCGGGCATCACCCGCGCGCTGGCCCTGGAGGCGCTGGAGCGCGAGGGCCGCGCCTGGCACATCGCCTGCACCAGCGGCAGCCTCAACGGCCTCATCGCGGCCGCCCGCGCCGGCCTCGGCGTGATGGCGCATTCCCGTCGCCTGGTACCCCCTGGTCTGGTCCGGGTCCCGGAGCGGGCGGGACTGCCGGAACTCGGCGAGGTCGACTTCGTCCTCGTCCACGGCCGCCGTCCGGGAGCCGCGTCGAGCGCGGCGGACGCCCTCGCCGCGGCGATCCTCTCCGGCGGCGACCGGCTCCACGGCCGCGCGCGAGGGATGTGA